The window AGACGCCGATGTCCTGAGCGATTGGGACGTCTGCGCCGGGCATGCAGTCGCACTCGGGCTGAATGTCGAGCATGAAGTTGATGTAGATGATCTTGTCCTTTTGGAACGTGGACAGCACCGCTTTCGCGCTCTCCATAAGTCTCTTCTGGAACTGCTCCTGGCTAATCGGGTCTGAAAGCGCCCCCGTCTCGCAGACACGCGCACACCTCCCACAGGCCCAGCAAAGGGCCTCATCGATCTTGAGCCTCTTTCTCTCGAACCGTATTGCGCCGCGCGGGCAGACATTTGCACAGGCCATGCAAAAAGTGCATTTGCTGCTGTCCCAAATCATTCGCTCGGGCGTCGTCATGTGGATCGCGCCTCGTCCCTTTCTTTTCTGCGATCTGTGGCGGGCACTGATGCCGCCCATGGACAGGTGTTTCAGGGCGCCTCCAAAGCCGGACTGGACGTGGCCTTTGAAATGCGACAGAACCACCATCGCAGGAACGTCGTGAATTACTGAGGCGACCGCGATCTGGCCCATCAAGGGGCCAGAATCGACCAAAATGTTGTCGTTGCCGAATAGCCCGTCGGCCAGGACAAGAGGAGCTCCGCAGGTCTCCTGGCTAATGCCGTTGTAGTTGGCGACGTGCAGGTAATCGAGGCCCGGGATACGCACCGTTTCGGTGATAAAGGGGTCCCCGCCAGCGGCCTTGATTCGGTCCACGGTCTTGCGAATGAAGGTCGCCCTGATGGGTCTGAAGGCTCCCTCCGAGCCCCAGTGAAGCTTGACAGCTACCCATTCATTTTTGCTTATGTGTTTTTCGAAGTTGAACTTATCGAGGATGCGCTCGAACTTGCCGGGCAGGCTGTCCCGATACAGCCATTTGGTGTTTCTTGCGGATATGAAATAGAGCCTGGATTTGGCCATTTTTGCTCCCAGATTCGTGTTCCCAAGGGAACAGTTATGTCAGCAGATGTTAAGATTTCAATTGTCGCAGAATTGTATTGCGGAGCCAGGCCAAGTTCAACGGCGAAGTCCAATCCAAATCATTACATTGACGGTGATTGAGCTCGCACGGACCACTGCTGTCGCGTTTTCAATCAGCGGTGGTCGCTCAGTTCATCCGCATCGTCGGTCAGTTCTGCAGGTCAGGCGGCACCATCTACGGTGCGTGCCGAGTCGCGTTGCGAGGAAGCTGCCTGAATCGAGTCTCTGGAGATGATGAGTTTTTGTGGTTGACATGGCAAGATTGGCTGTGGTATAAACGTCAACTGATAATGTGTCCTTATGCTTGTTCGCTCTCGAGTTTCGGGACGACCACGGTCAAGGATGGGGCGATGCGGGCGTGGGTAGCTTCCGTGATGGTGGCTGGGCAGGCTTGACAGGGGACATGCGAGAGAGTATTTGTTAGATTAGTTTTTTGCTTGTTTAAGTGGGGTTATATTTCTTACACTGTTGTGTCGGTTGAGAGCAGTGCCTATGCGATTAAGATTGGTAGCCGAAGAGACTGAAAGGAGATAATAGATGAAAACACGCCGGCTTTGGGCTTTTGTTTTGGGTTGCCTTTTGCTGGTTCCCTGTATCGGTCTTTGCCAGAAGCGTGAAGCCCAGGAGCGTGACATCAACAGGTTTACGTTCACATTTGGCCTGAAGAGCCTTTTCTATGCCGATACGGAGATCAGTTATCCTGCCATTTATGGTAACCCCAACGACTTTCATGTGTATTACGATGGAAACCTCTTTGGGCCAGTTCTGAGCGTTCAGGTAGCCAATACTGAGACGTTCTGGGACAACTTCGAGTTCGTGCTTTCTAGCTATTTTGGTGAACTGGATGCCTACGATTCATCAGGGCTGCCCAAAAGCGCCTTGTCATCGAACATGTCGTTGAAGATAGCCGATGTAAGGGCTGATATTTGCTACCGTATTATTTCGCACTTTTCGGTCTTTGTCGATTACCGGTATAAGAAATACCAATTGAAGAGTGGCCAGGCCGAGTGGCCGGGCAAAATGCCTGAGAACGATGAGTTGTATGGTGGTGGTTTTGGCGCCAAAGCAGGGCTTCCGCTGGGCAAGAGCGGGGTATTTCTTTGGGCGTCAGGGGAGTTCATGCCGTACGCTTGGTATCAATACGATAACAGCAGCGCATGGGGCCTTATGTGCAAAGGCGGAGTGGGTTACTCGGTTGAGGGTGGCGACTGGCTTCCGATGTCGCTCAGTGCAACTCTCGGCTATTATTATACGAAGATTGATTCCAACGGATATTTTGACGAGCAGACCGATGCTGGGTCGGCTGATATTGTGGTTTCTTGGTAGCATAAGGATTTTGATCGATATCGAGTGCTTGCAGGCGCCGATTTCTAATAACGGAGGAATTCAAGCATGAGGCGTAGTCCGCTTGTAACTTTGCTCCTTGTAGTAGGGTTTGCGGCCCTAAGCGTGACGGTTTGGAACCTTAGCGGTTGCACCAAAGGGGGTGGGGGAGGAGGATCGGGTGTTGGACCGAAAGGAGCTACTCTCGAACTCACTGCGAGCTCCAGCCAGGCCGAGGTGTTCAGAAACATCGAGCTCACCGCAATTCTCAAAGATGCCTACAACATGCCTATCGCGGACGAGAGAGTCGTTTTCAAGCTGCTGAGCAAGTCGCAGACTTCTGTAGGTTCTCCCCTTTACCGTGGACTATCGTCCAGCAAATCACTCTCGTCGCGAGGAACGTCTATCGTCGGCCAACAACGGGCTGTTTCGTCACAGACTGCTCTACCAACGGCATCTGCGGACAAGATGAGCAGAGCCTCGAGATTCGACTCGACATCAGTCAGACAGAGCGGAGACCCTCGTCTGAGCGGCCAATCTCCCGTCAGCGGCATGCCTTCAATGTTTTCAGGCCGGTCTGCCAGGTTGCCGGTGCCGTTGGCTGAGCCGGAAGTTACTCTTGACGGATATGAGGTGGGCAGCATCTTTGCTGACAAGGTAACAGACAGCATGGGAGGTGCGAGCGTTGTTGTGACGAGTGAGACGCTCAAGAACTATGTGATCTCTACTGCAACGCCGGATGGCGTGGGCAGCAACCAGGTCTCGGTGCAGTTCATGCCCAACCTCTCCTATCGCTGCAGTCTCACTCTGACTGCTGACAGCACGCTTGTTCACACAGGTTCTGACAATCCGGTAATTATTACGGGGAAGCTGGCCTACAATGAGGAGCCTGTAGTCGGCCAAACGCTGAACTTTAGCGCATCTACCACAACGGGCGAGGCCACCGAAGATGTTGTTTTTAGCCCTAGCAAGGTTGGCACTACAAACTCCAGCGGCGAGGTTGTTGTCCAGATATACTCCGATGAGATGGGGACCTACAATATCTGTCTGGAGACGGACTATTCTTGTCCCTCTGGCTCACCTCTGGATACTTCAAGCTCGTGCAAGTATATCGATTTCAGAAAGAACATCTGTAATGTGGAGCTGACGGTTGACCCCAACACCGTTCAGGCCAACGGCAATGACGAGATCACCGCAACAGCTGTTCTTACAATGAACTCTGAGATTCTTAAAAATGAGCCGGTCATCTTCAGCCTCGATTACATGAAGGACCCAGGGAGCGACTGGCGAGTCTATTTCTCGGAAACCGAGAGCGATTCTCCGTATTTGCTCTATACGGATGCGAATGGCACAGCTGTTGTAGCAATCAGAAGCTATGGCTATACGGGCGAGTGCGCCGTGAAGGCCGAGATGAAGAACCCTTGCGACGGCGAGAGCGCAGCGGGTTCCGTTGACGTAACGTTCAAGCTGAACAAGTGCGGCATCAGCGTGGTGCTCGACAAGACTGCGGTAAGGGCGGACGGTAGCGAGGTGACGGCAACGGCGACGGTCAAGGTGAACGATAAGCCTGTGGGAGCAAGTGTGGAGGTGAAGTTCGAGGCCTCGCTTACCGGGGTTGTATTCACGAGCGGCGAGGACGCCTATACTAATGAGTCTGGCGTCGCAACCGCGAAGTTCAACAGCCCGGGCTATTCGGGGCTTTGCACGGTTACTGCGAGGACGACCGACGCGTATCCGTGTCCGGGCTCGACAGACCTGATCGAGGGCTCTGCCGACGTTATGTTTGATTCGAATGAATGCGAGTTACAGCTCACGATCGACCCGATGATAGCCAAGGCGAATGCCTCCGAGGTCAGTGCGCTCGCAGTCCTTACGGTGAACGGTCAGCCAGTGCCTGACCAGTCGATCGTTTTCTCGGCGCACCTTTCTGGTGTGAAGTTTTCCAAGAGCGACACGAGTAGCGCAAAGCAAGTGACGGATTCCTTTGGTCAGGCGCTCGTCAAGTTCTATAGCGATGGTTCCACCGGGGACTGTCCGATCACGGCTGTTACGGAAAGCTATACATGTTTCGGGACGGAGACACGGCCGTCTGCTGAAAAGACGATGCACTTTGAGTCTGAGGACTATTCGATAGCGCTTACGGCGCAAAGCGACGATCCATATTCTAAGGATGGCTCGAGCGCAGCGGCTAACGGGCTCAGGGAGATACAACTTCGGGCAGTTCTCTCGGACAAGAATGGCCTGCCGGTCGGCGGCGCCGAGATCGTGTTTGGCTGCGAGAATGGCTGTCTGGAGCATTATGGGTCTCCGGTCGTAACGACCGCTCAGGGCGTGGCTACCACGCGCATGACTACGAGCGTGATGCTCGCTGATGACACGGCAGGGCCGGACGAGGAGGTCAGCATCTGGGCCGATTACATTTCCGCAACCGGGACGCACAGGCAGGCGATCAGCTACAGGTTCAGGAAGATACGCATCGCCAGTCTGTCAGCGACGGATTACTCGATCCTCGAGGATGGCTCGGAAGAGACTGTTCTGACGGCAAAAGTAACGTGCAGCGATGGCTACCCGGTGGCAGCAGTTGGCGTAGAGGCAGCTAGTCATCTTGGTCTCTTTGAGACGGGGGAGAGCATGATCATTCTGGGCACTGACAGCCAGGGTAACGCCTCGGTGATTCTCCGAGGGCACTGCCTGCACGGGCAATCGACCGAGTCGGTTAGGATCCAGCAGCAATACTGTGATTTTGGGAATGTCAGTGGCATGGAGCCGCCCGTTTTCTGGACGAGCAAGCACGTCACCTTTGAGGAGGGCGGCGCGGGCTGCTATAGCCTCAAGTTTGACGAGACGGTTCCGAAGGAGGTCTGCTTCAAGCATTTGACCGAGGATGAAGGGGGCGAGCCCTATGATGATAGGTGCAACGGCGAGGTCTGGGTTTGTCTGACGAGGTTGTCTGACGGTTCGGCAGTGGCTGGCAAGCAAGTTAGACTTTATATAGACAGCTTCAGCAACGCCGGGGCCATTGCTTTCTTCAACGATGACCAGGCTCTCCAGTCGATAACCGTCACGACAGACGGAGATGGCTGCATAAACGCTTACTTGGACGTTACTGGCGGCGGCCGGGTTCTTCTGAGGGCGCAGACGACGGGCGGCTTTGGGACTGTAACCGCCAACA is drawn from bacterium and contains these coding sequences:
- a CDS encoding DUF362 domain-containing protein, with the protein product MAKSRLYFISARNTKWLYRDSLPGKFERILDKFNFEKHISKNEWVAVKLHWGSEGAFRPIRATFIRKTVDRIKAAGGDPFITETVRIPGLDYLHVANYNGISQETCGAPLVLADGLFGNDNILVDSGPLMGQIAVASVIHDVPAMVVLSHFKGHVQSGFGGALKHLSMGGISARHRSQKRKGRGAIHMTTPERMIWDSSKCTFCMACANVCPRGAIRFERKRLKIDEALCWACGRCARVCETGALSDPISQEQFQKRLMESAKAVLSTFQKDKIIYINFMLDIQPECDCMPGADVPIAQDIGV